The Gammaproteobacteria bacterium genome has a segment encoding these proteins:
- the sspA gene encoding stringent starvation protein A (transcriptional activator; required for activation of bacteriophage P1 late promoter; induced by starvation) — MAALASRRPIMTLYSGSDCPQSQRVRLVLAEKGITVDVVEVDSDSGQLPEDLLELNPYHCVPTLVDRDLVLYNAAIIMEYLDERYPHPPLMPIDPVSRARGKLYMHRIERDWYSLLDELCCADEQRRTPARRALCDGLTLIAPVFEQRPYFMGDELCLVDHTLAPLLWRLPAFGVELPAHARPLRRYARRIFERHAFRASLTESERGIHS; from the coding sequence ATGGCGGCCCTGGCCAGTAGAAGACCGATCATGACGCTGTATTCGGGCAGCGATTGTCCGCAAAGTCAGAGAGTGCGGCTGGTGTTGGCCGAAAAGGGCATCACCGTAGATGTCGTGGAAGTGGACAGCGACAGCGGCCAGCTTCCCGAGGACCTGCTTGAACTCAATCCCTACCACTGCGTGCCCACCCTGGTGGACCGTGATCTGGTGCTCTACAACGCCGCCATCATCATGGAGTACCTGGACGAGCGTTATCCCCATCCGCCGCTCATGCCCATTGACCCCGTTTCCCGGGCCCGCGGCAAGCTGTACATGCACCGCATCGAGCGCGACTGGTACAGCCTGTTGGATGAGCTGTGCTGCGCTGATGAACAGCGGCGTACGCCGGCCCGGCGGGCCCTTTGCGACGGTTTGACCCTGATCGCGCCCGTGTTCGAGCAACGGCCGTATTTTATGGGCGATGAGCTTTGTCTGGTGGATCACACCCTGGCGCCGTTGCTGTGGCGCCTGCCCGCCTTTGGCGTGGAACTGCCTGCCCACGCCCGTCCTCTGCGGCGCTATGCCCGGCGGATATTCGAGCGCCACGCCTTTCGCGCCAGCCT
- the djlA gene encoding co-chaperone DjlA, whose protein sequence is MSWWGKVLGGAFGWMLGGPLGALIGAALGHNLDRKVDSLGLGGFAPGEQQRVQTAFFTALFSVMGHVAKADGRVSEDEIQIAKAMMDRLGLNEEMRQAAIRLFNEGKRADFPLDEVLDQFKTEVRRRRNLERMFLELLLQAALADGRMDPAERRLLLRVSQRLGFSAAEFEQLEAMIGAARGFGSRARASRTDTLAEAYKVLSVSPEASDAEVKKAYRRLMSQHHPDKLVAKGLPEEMMKVAAERTHEIRTAYERIREARGF, encoded by the coding sequence GTGAGCTGGTGGGGGAAGGTGCTGGGCGGCGCGTTCGGCTGGATGTTGGGCGGGCCTCTGGGGGCCTTGATCGGCGCGGCCCTGGGCCACAACCTGGACCGCAAGGTGGACAGCCTGGGTCTGGGCGGCTTTGCCCCCGGTGAGCAGCAACGGGTCCAGACGGCCTTTTTTACGGCCCTGTTTTCCGTCATGGGCCATGTGGCCAAGGCCGACGGCCGGGTGTCCGAGGACGAAATCCAGATTGCCAAGGCCATGATGGACCGGCTGGGCCTGAACGAGGAGATGCGCCAGGCGGCCATCAGGTTGTTCAACGAAGGCAAGCGCGCGGATTTCCCCCTTGATGAGGTGCTCGACCAGTTCAAAACCGAGGTCAGGCGTCGCCGCAATCTGGAGCGCATGTTTCTGGAGCTTCTGCTGCAGGCGGCTCTGGCTGACGGCCGTATGGATCCTGCCGAACGCCGGCTGCTGCTCAGGGTGAGCCAGCGCCTGGGCTTTTCCGCCGCCGAGTTCGAGCAGCTGGAGGCCATGATCGGCGCTGCCCGTGGTTTCGGTTCCCGCGCCCGGGCCAGCCGCACGGACACGCTGGCGGAGGCCTACAAAGTCTTGAGCGTGTCACCCGAGGCGAGCGATGCCGAGGTCAAAAAAGCCTACCGGCGTTTGATGAGCCAGCATCACCCGGACAAACTGGTGGCCAAGGGCCTGCCGGAGGAAATGATGAAAGTGGCCGCCGAGCGCACCCACGAAATCCGCACGGCCTACGAGCGGATTCGGGAGGCGCGGGGGTTTTGA
- a CDS encoding HDOD domain-containing protein has protein sequence MSISPRELVAGTVEIASLPEVFLRVNEMIDSPRYSAADIGKVIGQDPALSARLLKIVNSAFYGFPSQIDTISRAITIVGTRELRELILATSVIKVFKGIPNDLINMDEFWAHSICAGLAARALAAERGERVVERFFVSGLLHDIGALLIYAKLPELAREALLRSHHHGLPLQVAEQEVMSFDHAAVGLEILRKWKLPEHLQEVVACHHNPSRSLNFPRDTALIHLADAIADVMNKGTSGEERVRPLDAQAWQLAGLDENCLSTIIEETEKRFQDTLELIQPSPSKVASIH, from the coding sequence ATGAGCATCAGCCCTCGTGAACTTGTCGCCGGCACGGTGGAAATCGCCTCGCTGCCAGAGGTGTTTTTGCGGGTCAATGAAATGATCGACAGCCCCCGCTACTCGGCGGCGGACATCGGCAAGGTGATCGGGCAGGACCCTGCCCTCAGCGCCAGGCTGCTCAAAATCGTCAACAGCGCCTTTTACGGTTTTCCGTCCCAGATTGACACCATCTCCCGGGCCATCACCATCGTGGGCACCCGCGAGCTGCGGGAGCTGATTCTCGCCACCTCGGTCATCAAGGTCTTCAAGGGGATTCCCAACGACTTGATCAATATGGACGAGTTCTGGGCCCACAGCATCTGCGCCGGCCTGGCAGCCCGCGCCCTGGCGGCTGAACGGGGCGAACGGGTGGTGGAGCGTTTTTTTGTGTCCGGCTTGTTGCACGACATCGGCGCCCTGCTGATCTACGCCAAGCTGCCGGAACTGGCGCGGGAGGCCCTGCTGCGGTCCCACCACCATGGCCTTCCCCTGCAAGTGGCGGAACAGGAAGTCATGAGTTTCGATCATGCCGCCGTGGGCCTGGAAATCCTGCGCAAATGGAAGCTGCCGGAACACCTGCAGGAAGTGGTGGCCTGCCACCACAATCCCTCCCGTTCCCTGAATTTCCCCCGCGACACCGCGCTGATTCACCTGGCCGACGCTATCGCCGACGTCATGAACAAAGGCACTTCCGGCGAAGAACGGGTGCGGCCCCTGGACGCCCAGGCCTGGCAGCTCGCGGGCCTGGACGAAAATTGCCTCAGCACCATCATCGAGGAAACCGAAAAGCGCTTCCAGGACACCTTGGAACTGATCCAGCCCTCGCCCTCCAAGGTCGCCAGCATCCACTGA